The following coding sequences are from one Candidatus Borkfalkia ceftriaxoniphila window:
- a CDS encoding carbohydrate ABC transporter permease — MRSIKKSLSEVGRGVVSVGKKLYASKKAYAFLLPLFFFLLLFSYYPAFSGIYHSFFDWKDIGESSFIGFANYVELFTDTEVFWPSCLTLLKIMIPKLIINIVVPLVIAEMIFNLNSNKAKSFYRLWVLIPMVAPGVVITLVWDYIYDPNFGLVSALWTMFGGETVDWLNDTRTVIPAIIFMGFPWIGGTSVLIYTSGLNATSAEARESARIDGAGTWQIIFLIDLPQIFGQVKFFLINGLIAGIQDYSVQFLLTEGGPGYDTMVPGYYMYQAAFQSGRMGYASAIGTFLFAVIMLFTLLAFRLGKKNQGDQI, encoded by the coding sequence ATGCGATCTATTAAAAAATCATTGTCAGAAGTCGGACGGGGCGTCGTTTCGGTCGGAAAAAAACTGTATGCGTCCAAAAAGGCTTATGCGTTTCTTTTGCCGCTTTTCTTTTTTCTGCTCTTATTCTCCTATTATCCTGCCTTCAGCGGAATTTATCATTCTTTTTTCGACTGGAAGGATATCGGAGAATCGTCGTTCATCGGGTTTGCAAACTACGTTGAACTGTTTACGGACACAGAGGTGTTTTGGCCGTCGTGCCTGACGCTGCTGAAAATCATGATCCCGAAACTGATCATCAATATCGTGGTCCCGCTCGTCATTGCCGAAATGATTTTCAATTTAAATAGTAACAAGGCGAAATCGTTTTACAGGCTGTGGGTGCTTATTCCTATGGTCGCGCCCGGAGTCGTCATCACGTTGGTATGGGATTATATTTACGATCCGAATTTCGGTTTGGTTTCGGCATTATGGACGATGTTCGGCGGTGAAACCGTCGACTGGCTCAACGATACGCGCACGGTCATCCCTGCGATCATATTTATGGGGTTCCCGTGGATCGGGGGTACCAGCGTGCTCATTTATACATCGGGTTTGAACGCAACTTCCGCGGAGGCCCGCGAAAGCGCGAGGATCGACGGCGCGGGTACGTGGCAGATCATTTTTCTGATCGATTTGCCGCAAATTTTCGGCCAGGTCAAATTTTTCCTGATCAACGGGCTCATTGCAGGCATACAGGATTATTCCGTTCAGTTTTTGCTCACCGAGGGCGGCCCCGGCTATGATACGATGGTTCCCGGCTACTATATGTACCAGGCGGCATTTCAGTCGGGACGCATGGGATATGCCAGTGCGATCGGTACGTTTCTGTTCGCCGTCATTATGCTGTTCACTTTGCTTGCGTTCCGTCTCGGCAAAAAAAATCAGGGGGATCAGATTTAA
- a CDS encoding Ig-like domain-containing protein, whose product MNTIKKLIVIGALIAVFALGALVDFLISLTYDIEFISIRRQGDPVYTDDGSLLEEDIGVADGETYVEFVVRVTQGGAPRKNHTLYIKTNRNVVGRVVTDEDGYARFDYRCYRAGTTAKAEPVTVTVRDENNSLFIFVPAERSYDLEMYKPSQSDGDGMTTDDIFYDI is encoded by the coding sequence ATGAACACGATTAAAAAATTGATCGTAATAGGCGCTTTGATAGCCGTCTTTGCTCTCGGCGCGTTGGTGGATTTTCTTATATCGCTGACGTACGATATCGAATTTATCTCTATACGGCGGCAGGGGGATCCTGTTTATACCGACGACGGCTCGCTGCTGGAAGAGGATATCGGCGTGGCGGACGGGGAAACTTACGTGGAATTCGTCGTCCGCGTGACGCAGGGCGGCGCGCCCCGGAAAAACCACACGTTGTATATCAAGACGAACAGAAACGTCGTCGGCAGGGTCGTTACCGACGAAGACGGTTATGCACGGTTCGATTATCGGTGTTACAGGGCGGGAACGACGGCGAAAGCCGAGCCTGTCACGGTTACGGTGCGGGACGAAAACAACTCTTTGTTTATTTTTGTTCCTGCCGAGCGGTCGTACGATCTGGAAATGTACAAACCCTCTCAAAGCGACGGCGACGGCATGACCACGGACGATATTTTTTACGATATTTAA
- a CDS encoding LacI family DNA-binding transcriptional regulator, giving the protein MKTTIKDIARACGVSVGLVSRILNGDETLRCTPQTREKILREIERTSYTPNYNARMLANNSVKEESDIRIGYITYKGAVMKPNPFFDRIIEGITAILINSRCQVYQYYIDEVHELYRQKKPLCEKKLDGLVLFGSIDDDGLIQWLRRQSLYISSIYGDIIENADFVGSDLSSTINLMLDYIARLGYKEIGIVSGDRHREPALFTYAESIGLHIVKQFSFNAENEMRRSYEMMKWRLEQGLKPPQVMCCMNDEMALGVMNAALDAGLRVPEDVSVTGHDDILKSSYSRVPLTTVRIYKEEIGRLVTDLLLERINYKRKFPVKLLVPCELVVRKSIQKNGKVTRRNDE; this is encoded by the coding sequence TTGAAGACAACCATTAAGGACATAGCGCGTGCATGCGGGGTTTCGGTCGGTTTGGTGTCGAGGATATTGAACGGAGACGAAACTTTGCGTTGTACCCCGCAAACGCGGGAAAAAATTTTGCGGGAGATCGAACGCACGTCGTATACCCCGAATTATAACGCGCGGATGCTGGCGAATAATTCCGTAAAAGAGGAGAGCGATATCCGTATCGGTTATATCACATACAAAGGCGCGGTTATGAAACCGAATCCCTTTTTTGACCGCATCATCGAAGGTATCACGGCGATCCTGATCAATTCCCGTTGTCAGGTTTATCAATATTACATCGACGAAGTACACGAATTATATCGGCAGAAGAAGCCGTTATGCGAAAAAAAACTGGACGGATTGGTTCTATTCGGGTCGATCGACGACGACGGACTGATCCAATGGCTGCGGCGGCAAAGTCTGTATATTTCCAGTATCTACGGCGACATCATCGAAAACGCGGATTTCGTCGGCAGCGATCTGTCGAGCACGATCAATCTGATGCTGGATTATATCGCCAGACTCGGTTACAAAGAGATCGGCATCGTGAGCGGAGACAGACATCGCGAACCCGCGCTCTTTACGTATGCGGAAAGTATAGGGCTTCACATTGTAAAACAATTCAGTTTCAATGCGGAGAACGAGATGCGGCGTTCCTATGAAATGATGAAATGGCGCCTGGAACAAGGACTGAAACCTCCGCAGGTGATGTGCTGCATGAACGACGAAATGGCGCTCGGCGTCATGAATGCGGCTTTGGACGCGGGATTGCGCGTGCCCGAGGACGTGTCGGTCACGGGGCACGACGATATACTCAAATCGAGTTACAGCCGCGTACCGCTCACAACGGTGCGCATATATAAGGAAGAGATCGGGCGGCTTGTGACCGATCTTCTGTTGGAAAGAATCAATTACAAGCGTAAATTTCCTGTAAAATTATTGGTGCCGTGTGAGTTGGTAGTGCGCAAATCAATTCAGAAAAACGGAAAAGTCACGCGGAGGAACGATGAATAA
- a CDS encoding alpha-galactosidase, producing the protein MNKVILKQEHIHICFTDTAMVCKDEYTGTTIVFSGADEFVLYVSENGAIRPYFSSEMEKTFRSDKQGAGTFCFAGNGFEAEVSYKIEDYRIIKRVRIADNAKRKLVRIACENRRCNLALQRGGEGQPVFIGNVMWCGIEFPAANNGQDGQSLNLMQAPFCRLDTPFESFDVVFAFSRGNSLENSFRRYIEQMRPRENLKIYCDWGLHDDLSDNIELTEEMTRNNINKLDILMKKSGVRFDYYLMDAFWFEENQPYICFKERTFPKGIDYIIQMLEEKGIKFGLWFDLNCIHVHLKGMEKYDTLLENGSLCFACDEIADMMFEAIRYHILNHKVQLIKLDFAYFECKNPTHGHSIDFVESKEKSIVNFIRMTQRLKEIDPGLKIICYNGWTTELDWIGSVKQKSGFAVSPYWSRSVDYVYCGDPRPSEIVTPDLADSLVYYTDAMIRNFYDALMPFGGIDDHGTMIGDTATIYRLGKKLFRCGWLMNAMRGGGKLHLYGKVDLLDDSDLEYMREVSDVFDDINAGIYETSCILGDARRAEVYGYSISEGDTGYAVILNPATYARPFSLSLPEWENCSIVVERIIENGEKVNSEEKIFTNYTGEISPNGYRLFRWKRLQRVSREGKLVLDAHSELVLCTNGKDVALRFERNGLPLRSLLGYPEGLIVTDGEKVLQSSVETDIWSGISWLYFRVHGEKELHVCYNGDENIAMAYSLEGYRNEHD; encoded by the coding sequence ATGAATAAAGTTATTTTAAAGCAAGAGCACATACATATTTGTTTCACGGATACGGCAATGGTCTGCAAGGATGAGTATACGGGAACGACGATCGTTTTTTCAGGCGCGGATGAATTTGTGCTGTATGTGAGCGAAAACGGAGCGATACGGCCTTATTTTTCTTCCGAAATGGAAAAAACGTTTCGTTCGGACAAACAGGGCGCAGGAACGTTTTGTTTTGCGGGAAACGGGTTCGAGGCGGAAGTTTCTTATAAAATCGAAGATTACCGTATCATAAAGCGCGTGCGTATCGCCGATAACGCAAAGCGGAAACTTGTCCGCATTGCGTGCGAAAATCGCCGATGCAATCTTGCCTTACAGCGAGGCGGCGAGGGACAGCCCGTATTCATCGGGAACGTTATGTGGTGCGGGATCGAATTTCCCGCCGCGAACAACGGGCAGGACGGGCAGTCGCTGAATTTAATGCAGGCGCCGTTCTGCAGATTGGATACGCCTTTCGAGTCGTTCGATGTCGTGTTCGCGTTCAGCCGCGGAAATTCTTTGGAAAACAGTTTCCGCAGATATATAGAGCAGATGCGTCCGCGCGAAAATTTAAAGATCTACTGCGATTGGGGACTGCATGACGATCTGTCGGATAACATCGAACTGACCGAAGAAATGACGCGCAACAACATTAATAAATTGGATATACTGATGAAAAAATCGGGCGTGCGTTTCGATTATTATTTGATGGACGCATTCTGGTTTGAAGAGAATCAGCCGTATATCTGTTTTAAAGAGCGCACTTTTCCCAAAGGCATCGACTACATTATTCAAATGCTGGAAGAAAAGGGGATCAAATTCGGGTTATGGTTCGATCTCAACTGTATACACGTGCATCTGAAAGGAATGGAAAAATACGACACGCTTTTGGAGAACGGCTCGCTGTGTTTTGCCTGCGACGAGATCGCGGACATGATGTTCGAGGCGATACGATATCATATCCTCAACCATAAAGTCCAGTTGATCAAGTTGGATTTTGCGTATTTCGAATGTAAGAATCCGACGCACGGACATTCGATCGATTTTGTGGAATCAAAAGAAAAGAGCATCGTAAACTTTATTCGCATGACGCAGCGGCTCAAAGAAATCGATCCCGGATTGAAAATTATCTGCTACAACGGTTGGACGACGGAACTGGATTGGATCGGCAGCGTAAAGCAGAAGAGCGGGTTTGCGGTTTCGCCGTATTGGAGCAGATCCGTAGACTATGTATATTGCGGCGATCCGCGCCCGAGCGAGATCGTAACCCCCGATCTTGCCGATTCGCTCGTGTATTATACGGACGCCATGATCCGCAATTTCTACGACGCGCTGATGCCATTCGGCGGGATCGACGATCACGGTACCATGATCGGGGATACCGCCACGATTTACAGGCTCGGCAAAAAGTTGTTCCGTTGCGGCTGGCTGATGAACGCGATGCGCGGCGGCGGAAAACTGCATTTATACGGAAAAGTAGATCTTCTGGACGATTCTGACTTGGAATATATGCGCGAAGTATCCGACGTGTTTGACGATATCAACGCCGGGATTTACGAAACATCCTGCATACTCGGCGATGCGCGCCGCGCAGAAGTGTACGGTTACAGCATTTCGGAAGGCGATACCGGTTACGCGGTGATACTCAATCCCGCTACCTATGCCCGTCCGTTTTCCTTAAGCCTTCCCGAATGGGAAAATTGTTCGATCGTGGTGGAGCGCATCATAGAAAACGGCGAAAAGGTAAATTCGGAAGAAAAGATCTTTACAAACTATACGGGCGAAATTTCTCCGAACGGTTACCGCCTGTTCCGTTGGAAACGTTTGCAGCGCGTTTCCCGCGAGGGCAAACTCGTATTGGACGCGCACAGCGAACTGGTCCTTTGCACGAATGGAAAAGACGTAGCTTTGCGGTTTGAGCGAAACGGTCTGCCGCTGCGCAGTCTTCTCGGATATCCGGAAGGGCTGATCGTTACAGACGGCGAAAAAGTTCTGCAAAGCAGCGTCGAAACGGATATATGGAGCGGCATTTCCTGGCTGTATTTTCGCGTACACGGAGAAAAAGAATTGCACGTTTGTTACAACGGCGACGAAAATATCGCTATGGCGTATTCTTTGGAAGGGTATAGGAATGAACACGATTAA
- a CDS encoding DOMON domain-containing protein produces MKKLWTALLSAILCCSLAFGAVSVCAETGGDTNVIPVLTTEITQADWDSAEKYEMTAVSEGTSGATGTVSFLATGTRLYFLMQVQDATKFDSDRPDYTITIGGKTASARGKFWDSPSGAPWMADRNTDFGQPIKMSSVYTDGVYNLEVGFDIGKELFVTGAHIQVDISAADAQTAENEWADNYTSYPHAIRFADTLYLGEYSEKDPVAPNPDPDPEPDPDPEPTPGPDNEDLQIVVTDLVSQPKEADWENATAYEMLPNNGNLSGATGTVKVFTAAKNIYFRMEVNDPTTCFNKDGIYVYLGTEDCYLETRGNYDLWLNHIHNDLGSPSLLAMSTTAEDKTGYGEGKYTFDYGFYIPDAYEPGATIRLCVKHRDSRSSSEAWADNDYKHTIYFDQILTFGEAADTTIRPQEPTEGFTASVKDISYNKASAVWNEFEGAETYKFYVYAVNAAGAEEPYTHLSVEGPVYAGSASYAEEFLGLSATTEYAIQIVAYDNDDNVIGYSQLAKFKTISREEALNPGGDKDDTDKDDPNKDDTEKGCGSYLFGGSVAIAVLSIGGAVFMLAIKRRKE; encoded by the coding sequence ATGAAAAAATTATGGACGGCATTGCTGTCGGCAATATTGTGCTGTAGTCTGGCATTCGGTGCGGTGAGCGTCTGCGCGGAAACGGGCGGGGATACAAACGTCATTCCCGTCTTGACAACGGAGATCACGCAAGCGGATTGGGATTCCGCCGAAAAATATGAGATGACCGCAGTGAGCGAAGGAACTTCCGGCGCAACGGGTACGGTCAGTTTTCTCGCGACGGGAACGCGCCTGTATTTTTTGATGCAGGTGCAGGACGCGACGAAATTCGATTCCGACCGCCCCGATTACACGATCACGATCGGCGGCAAGACGGCGAGCGCGCGCGGCAAATTCTGGGATTCGCCTTCAGGCGCTCCCTGGATGGCGGACAGGAATACAGATTTCGGGCAGCCGATCAAGATGAGTTCTGTCTATACCGACGGCGTGTACAATTTGGAAGTGGGGTTTGACATCGGAAAGGAATTATTCGTAACGGGAGCGCATATTCAAGTGGATATATCTGCCGCCGATGCGCAAACAGCAGAAAACGAATGGGCGGATAATTATACTTCGTACCCGCACGCGATCCGTTTTGCGGATACTCTGTATTTGGGAGAATATTCGGAGAAAGATCCCGTTGCTCCGAATCCCGACCCCGATCCTGAGCCCGACCCCGATCCTGAGCCGACGCCCGGGCCCGACAATGAAGATCTGCAGATTGTAGTCACCGACCTTGTTTCGCAGCCGAAAGAAGCGGATTGGGAGAATGCTACTGCCTACGAAATGCTGCCGAACAACGGCAATCTCAGCGGTGCGACGGGCACGGTGAAAGTGTTTACCGCCGCAAAGAATATTTATTTCCGCATGGAAGTAAACGATCCCACGACGTGTTTCAACAAAGACGGCATTTACGTATATCTTGGGACCGAAGATTGTTATCTGGAAACGCGCGGCAATTATGATTTATGGCTGAATCACATTCATAACGATCTGGGAAGCCCTTCGCTCCTCGCTATGTCTACGACGGCGGAGGATAAGACCGGCTACGGTGAGGGCAAATATACGTTCGATTACGGATTTTATATTCCCGACGCCTATGAACCAGGCGCGACTATCCGCCTATGCGTAAAACATCGCGATTCGCGCAGCAGTTCTGAAGCCTGGGCAGATAACGATTATAAACATACCATTTATTTCGATCAGATTCTGACTTTCGGCGAAGCGGCGGATACCACGATTCGCCCGCAGGAACCGACGGAAGGTTTTACGGCATCCGTCAAAGATATTTCCTACAATAAAGCGAGCGCCGTATGGAACGAATTCGAGGGGGCGGAAACATACAAATTTTACGTTTACGCCGTAAACGCTGCGGGCGCGGAAGAGCCGTACACGCATCTTTCCGTCGAGGGACCTGTGTACGCGGGCAGCGCGTCTTATGCGGAAGAATTTTTGGGGCTTTCCGCAACGACGGAATATGCGATCCAAATCGTAGCGTATGACAACGACGACAACGTGATAGGATATTCGCAACTCGCCAAATTCAAGACGATTAGCAGGGAAGAGGCGCTCAATCCAGGCGGCGATAAAGACGATACGGATAAAGACGATCCGAACAAAGACGATACGGAGAAAGGCTGCGGTTCCTATTTGTTCGGAGGATCCGTTGCCATAGCGGTTTTGTCGATAGGCGGCGCGGTGTTTATGCTTGCAATAAAACGTCGTAAAGAATAA